The genomic region ggtgggctggtgGAGGCAGCGGGGGGGAGGCTTGGAGACAGGGAGGAGGCTGCTAGAATGGTCCAGGGGAGACAGTGGTGCACAGGACCAGGGTGAGAGGAGCAGAGGCCAGGAGAAGTGGGCAAGATAATGGTCGAGTTCAATttaggtatgaaagtgaaagtctcagcTGCTTAGTTGTAAAGTCATTATCCCGCCTTCTTTATCCtaagaggtggtggtggtttagtcactgagtcgtgtctaactctttgtgacccaatggactgtagcccaccaggttcctctgtccatgggatttcccaggcaagaatactgaagtgggttgccattcccttctccaggggatcttcctgacccagggatcgaacccaggtctcccaaattgcaggcagattctttaccgtctaaagcaccagggaagctcaatttaAATAAGGAGTACACCATAAAAAGAGTCAAGGTTATGACTCCATGGCTTTGGTCTgaacaatttttaatattaagatcAATAACTgctgcccctcccctcacccagTACCCAGCCATGGAGTAGACAGGACTATGGAGGAACCAGATTAAGGGTAGACTTCCCCCTAAGAATCAGGTTCTGGCTCTTTTTCTCCTCCGAGTCTCTACTTCCAGTCTATTCTCACTCCCAGTAGAACTATCTAGAAACCACTGGAGATCAGGAGAGAGTTGGGAAGAGAGTAAACCTggaaaaataatatgaacaaCAGCTACAAAAGCAAGAGCAGTAATAACTAGTAACACGTTAAGTGGTTAAAAGCACGGACTTTGGAATCATCTGAATTTGAGTCCTGGCACCACTATGCAACTCACTCTGTGATTCATCctttctgcacctcagttttctcttccataaaatggagataaaatacCTAGCCTAGTACCACATACGCAATGCACTAGGTGGCATACGATATCTTAGTTCCCAAATTAGAGATTAGACAAGTGTTCCCTCCAGTAGAAGGAcggaggcttaaccactggaagccagggaagtctctctgttAGTCATTTTTAATTGAGTACCCCTTAGATGTTTGCTAAGCACTTACATACAGGACAAATCCTCACAAACAACTGTAAGAGATAAGCGTTATTACACTTATTACACAGATgtcaagcaacttagcaggaaCACAACGATGGTGAATGGTGGAATCAAATACCTAACCTTTGCCTGCGGACCAAATTGCACTGGTAGAGTGCAGTCTCTTAATCACCATGGTATATTGCCCTTGCTCCCTCTCTGAAAGGCTTAGGGAGGCAGAGGGGTGAAGGTGCAACGGGCGGCACTGTGATCGATGAAGACTAACTCGGCTGTGTGTGTGCGTAACTCGGATTCCTGGTCCCTGACAGAATTCCAGctctaaataggaaaagaggaAATGGGTTTCTGGACTTAGAGCGGAGTTGGGAGAACAATATTTGGTATGGGATGCTTTAAGAGCAGAGGGCATTTGGGGGAGTCGGAGGAAAAGCTGCTTCTATGTCGCAGCACGAGCGACACCGCTGGTCTGTCGCGACAGCCGGGATCCAAAACGCCTGCTCTGGATTTTTACAAAGCCAGGTGGGTTTTCCAGCACCCTGACTGGTTACCCGAAAGGACGCGCTCTAGTATTCGGCTAAGGCGGCGAACCTGCGGGCGGGTTCTACCTCCTTCTACACCAAATTGGAATGACGAAGGCCCTTAGCGAGAAGAGGCTGATTGGTCAGTTACAGGGGCCGCGCGCACGCCGCTCCTGGGGCGGAGCCTCCTACCGACCGGCAGGGGGCGCGCGCCTGAAGAAGAGGCGACACTCGCATGGAGGGGGCGGAGGCCGAGGAGCAGGAGTGGGCCGCAGTGGCCCAGGACCTGCTGGCCCTGGGGTAAGGGGAGCCGGGTGTGGCTGGGGGTGCAGGAAGGGGCAGGTCTTCCCTCAGAAATTCCTATTAACCTCTCCCACCCGCTCCCGTTCTCTCGAACCGCGCCGCAGGTATGAGGGTTGCCCGGGGGCAGCGTCGCCGGGCACCTCGTGCCCGGACTTCAGGGCGCTGTGCGCGCGGCTGGCGGCGGAGCTGGCGACTCTGGGTGCCCTGGAGCGGGAGCGAGAGGAGGGCACGGAGGCGTTGAGCGCCGGCGACGGTACGCATGGAGGGAGATCGGGAGGTTTGGAGCCTTGGGTGCCGCCGCCACGCCCTGACCATCTCCCGCCTCCAGTAGGTCCCGGCGCTGAGGAGGAATTCCTGCGGCAGTTGGCCGGCCTGTTGCGGGAGTTGCACTGTCCGGACCGCGAGCTCTGCGGCGGGGACTGCGCGGCCTCACTGCGGGAGCCCGACTCGCGCCTGCGCCTGCTGCGTGAGCTGGAGGGGGGGGGCCGGCCGGGATGCGGAAGTGGGCGAGGCTACAGTCTCGAGGGGGGCAGGCTCCGTACTTTGAGGTGGAGCCAGGATTCCCCCGCCTCCAGGGGGCGTGGTCATAACTTTGAGGCGTTCAAGGCGGGCGGGAGGCGGGTGGAGTAGAACACTGGGGCGGGGTAAGGGCTCTGAGGTGGGCGGGGTTAGGATTCTGATGGAGGTTCTTGAAGCTCAGGTAGATCGAGTAACACGGAGTCAGACAGGGTGGTTCCGAAGTGAGCAGGGTTTGAattctgcagctgctgctgctgctaagtcgcttcagtcgtgtccgactctgtgcgaccccactgaaTTCTGCAGGAGTTAGGTCTCGAAGTGGGTGGAGCTTACCCTGGTGGTGGAGTCAGGGCTCTAGGTGGGTGGAACTTGGAGGCGGGAAGTTTCGAAGCCGCTTGAACTTTTCGACCCCGGTAGCGGGGGTGGCGGCCCTCCTTGATTGTACTGCTCCTTTTCCCTACTTTTAGGCTTTCTCTGCTCCGAGGTCCAGGCCGCCCGCCTCCTCCGCCTGCGCTCCCGTCTGGATCCCAACCCCGAGCCAtcctgtggggagggggcagaggagggatCTGGCATGGTCCAGGAACTGATCCTTACTCTCCAAGCCCTGGGGCTGCCCAGACCCACGCGGGGGACCCCAGCCTGTCAGCTGCTTCGGGACTTGGATGCCAAGGTAGCCAGAGTCCCCTCCACACCAGGGCCACCCCACCTTCCTCGTAGGGGGAGAGCCCCCTCTCCAAAAGAGGCTCCAGGAGGAGTGCCACCGCCTCTGATGTTTTTCATCAGCAGAATTGTAACTGCCATTCTTGGTTCTATGGCCGGGGTCCTCAGGGTCATAGGGAACTGGGGTTCACGGAGGAGTCGATCCGATTTCAGCGAAGTTAACTCTAGCTTCCTCCTTCTCCCATCAGATCTCCGAGCTGCTGCCTTCCCTGCCCCCAGAGTCCCTGCAGCCCCTCCTCAACCACCCACTGGACGCACCCAGATGGGTAAGGTTGTGTATGGCTGTAAGTGAACAGTGTTCTCATCCAGAGATGGGAGTGAGGGCGACCCCTGGCTTGACTGAGACCTTTTCCCCCAGGAAGCGTTGGCGTCTCTGTCCCAAAGCCTGCGGGATCAGTACGGCTGCCGCCGCTGCCTCCTTCTTAAGCGCCTTGACCTCACCACATCTGCTTTCCACTGGAGTGATCGGGCTGAGgtgtgggcagaagacctaggCGGGAGCAGTTGTGGGAGCTGCGGCTGCAgcggggaggaagggagggccaGGAATAGGACCCTCTTGCTGATTCTGAGACCTAGGTCATTTTAGAATCCTGTGAGGTTGGGGATGTGGAATCTCTGGGCATTCTAGGATTTCCTGGTCTGAGCAGGAAGAGTATTTAGAGCAATACTCCTTATTAAAAGATGTGAGGGccctccctggcagcccagtggttaagattctatgcTTCCCTTGCAGAGGGcaggggtttaatccctggttggggagctagaaTCCCTTGtgctgcatgctgcatggcatgcctcctccccccaaaaaaatacataaaagatgtgggaagcacacaacattgtaagtcaactatactttgataaacaaaaatcataatgaaatattaaagaaaaaaagatgtgggCCTGAGTAGGGAAGAGAGATGCTTTCAAGATTACAGGTCCCATCTGATGAGGG from Bubalus bubalis isolate 160015118507 breed Murrah chromosome 18, NDDB_SH_1, whole genome shotgun sequence harbors:
- the FAM98C gene encoding protein FAM98C isoform X3, whose translation is MEGAEAEEQEWAAVAQDLLALGYEGCPGAASPGTSCPDFRALCARLAAELATLGALEREREEGTEALSAGDVGPGAEEEFLRQLAGLLRELHCPDRELCGGDCAASLREPDSRLRLLRFLCSEVQAARLLRLRSRLDPNPEPSCGEGAEEGSGMVQELILTLQALGLPRPTRGTPACQLLRDLDAKISELLPSLPPESLQPLLNHPLDAPRWAQGEAMKAVLIPIQEALTSESDVSIAHVLAARADLSRLVPATSKTARQGTCCAINKVLMGSVPDRGGRPNELEAPMPSWQSRREDGGGRKGGRQCWGRKKKKK
- the FAM98C gene encoding protein FAM98C isoform X1, whose protein sequence is MEGAEAEEQEWAAVAQDLLALGYEGCPGAASPGTSCPDFRALCARLAAELATLGALEREREEGTEALSAGDVGPGAEEEFLRQLAGLLRELHCPDRELCGGDCAASLREPDSRLRLLRFLCSEVQAARLLRLRSRLDPNPEPSCGEGAEEGSGMVQELILTLQALGLPRPTRGTPACQLLRDLDAKISELLPSLPPESLQPLLNHPLDAPRWEALASLSQSLRDQYGCRRCLLLKRLDLTTSAFHWSDRAEAQGEAMKAVLIPIQEALTSESDVSIAHVLAARADLSRLVPATSKTARQGTCCAINKVLMGSVPDRGGRPNELEAPMPSWQSRREDGGGRKGGRQCWGRKKKKK
- the FAM98C gene encoding protein FAM98C isoform X2, producing MEGAEAEEQEWAAVAQDLLALGYEGCPGAASPGTSCPDFRALCARLAAELATLGALEREREEGTEALSAGDGPGAEEEFLRQLAGLLRELHCPDRELCGGDCAASLREPDSRLRLLRFLCSEVQAARLLRLRSRLDPNPEPSCGEGAEEGSGMVQELILTLQALGLPRPTRGTPACQLLRDLDAKISELLPSLPPESLQPLLNHPLDAPRWEALASLSQSLRDQYGCRRCLLLKRLDLTTSAFHWSDRAEAQGEAMKAVLIPIQEALTSESDVSIAHVLAARADLSRLVPATSKTARQGTCCAINKVLMGSVPDRGGRPNELEAPMPSWQSRREDGGGRKGGRQCWGRKKKKK